A region from the Aegilops tauschii subsp. strangulata cultivar AL8/78 chromosome 5, Aet v6.0, whole genome shotgun sequence genome encodes:
- the LOC109739714 gene encoding phenylacetaldehyde reductase, with translation MSSGMGKVVCVTGASGYIASWLVKLLLHRGYTVRATVRDTADPKKTLHLQALDGAKDRLHLFKASLLEEGSFDAAIAGSDCVFHTASPFYHNVKDPKAELLDPAVNGTLNVLRSCKKASIKRVIITSSMAAVAYNGKPRTPDVVVDETWFSSAEVCEKNEQWYVLSKTLAEEAAWKFANDNGFEIVTINPAMVIGPLLQPTLNTSAEAILKFINGSSSTYPNFSFGWINVKDVALAHILAYEVPSANGRYCMVERVAHHSEIVKIIHEMYPKFPVPDKCADDAPFVPIYQVSKDKIRSLGMELIPLETSLKETIESLREKGFVTSESSHL, from the exons ATGAGCTCCGGGATGGGGAAGGTGGTGTGCGTCACCGGCGCCTCGGGCTACATCGCCTCCTGGCTCGTCAAGCTCCTCCTCCACCGCGGCTACACCGTCCGCGCCACCGTCAGGGACACCG CCGACCCCAAGAAAACATTGCACCTGCAGGCCCTGGATGGAGCCAAGGACAGGCTGCACTTGTTCAAAGCAAGCTTATTGGAAGAAGGCTCTTTCGATGCGGCCATTGCCGGTTCTGATTGTGTCTTCCACACGGCTTCTCCCTTTTATCACAATGTCAAGGATCCCAAG GCTGAGTTACTTGACCCAGCTGTCAATGGAACACTCAATGTTCTCCGTTCCTGCAAGAAAGCCTCTATCAAGAGAGTGATCATAACATCGTCCATGGCTGCGGTTGCCTACAATGGGAAGCCAAGAACTCCTGATGTAGTAGTTGATGAGACATGGTTTTCAAGTGCAGAGGTCTGTGAAAAGAATGAG CAATGGTATGTGCTATCCAAGACCCTTGCTGAGGAAGCTGCATGGAAGTTCGCAAATGATAATGGATTTGAAATAGTTACAATAAACCCAGCAATGGTCATCGGTCCCCTGTTGCAGCCTACACTGAATACTAGCGCAGAAGCAATATTGAAGTTTATAAATG GATCATCTTCTACATACCCCAATTTCAGCTTTGGCTGGATAAATGTTAAAGATGTTGCCCTGGCACATATCCTTGCATATGAAGTTCCTTCGGCAAACGGAAGATACTGTATGGTTGAAagagttgctcaccactcggagATTGTCAAGATCATACACGAAATGTACCCCAAATTTCCAGTGCCAGACAA GTGTGCAGATGACGCACCATTTGTCCCTATCTACCAGGTATCGAAGGACAAGATAAGAAGTTTGGGTATGGAGCTAATTCCCCTGGAGACGAGCCTCAAGGAAACTATCGAGAGCTTGAGAGAGAAAGGATTTGTTACTTCTGAGTCAAGCCATCTATGA